In Stieleria varia, one genomic interval encodes:
- a CDS encoding type IV pilus twitching motility protein PilT, with translation MAHKSGKAAPQASRHADNSAEAVAARLKASLLKEKKELEVDKIFRALVKLEGSDLHLKVGQPPIVRVGGDLKPLNRGPIDMEEMVRLLIPMMDERNLLIFEEEGGADFSHTCDVDGTRWRFRVNMLKSLGNIGLVARRISNWIPDFRGLFLPDSIEALCHYDQGMVLLAGVTGSGKSTTIGSMLNYINSIYRKHILTLEDPIEFLFTEDKCLINQREMGQDVKDFSIGMKHAVREDPDIILVGELRDEETFMTAIHAAETGHLVFGTIHAASASTTIGRILDLFPEEMHNAIRSAIAFNMKGIVAQKLLRSIKPGVSRVPTCEVMTFNPTVRKLVLEGKDEKLPDAIRIGAEDGMQDFTMSLKKLIDDELIDRPTAFAVAPNKDALKMALKGIDVKAPGIL, from the coding sequence ATGGCACACAAAAGCGGTAAAGCAGCTCCTCAGGCATCACGACATGCCGACAATTCCGCGGAAGCCGTTGCAGCTCGACTCAAGGCGTCCTTGCTGAAGGAAAAGAAGGAGCTGGAGGTCGACAAGATCTTTCGCGCGTTGGTCAAGCTGGAGGGCTCCGACTTGCACCTCAAAGTCGGCCAGCCCCCGATCGTCCGTGTCGGCGGCGATCTCAAACCGCTCAACCGTGGCCCTATCGACATGGAAGAAATGGTCCGTCTGTTGATTCCGATGATGGACGAGCGAAACCTGCTGATTTTTGAGGAGGAAGGCGGGGCTGACTTCTCGCACACCTGCGACGTCGACGGCACTCGCTGGCGATTCCGTGTCAACATGCTCAAATCGCTCGGCAACATCGGCTTGGTCGCTCGCCGGATCAGCAACTGGATTCCCGATTTCCGCGGTCTGTTCCTGCCCGACTCGATCGAAGCCTTGTGCCACTACGATCAGGGCATGGTGTTGTTGGCGGGAGTGACCGGTTCGGGCAAGAGTACCACCATCGGTTCGATGCTCAACTACATCAACTCGATCTACCGCAAACACATCTTGACCCTGGAAGACCCGATCGAATTCCTTTTCACGGAGGACAAGTGTCTGATCAATCAGCGTGAAATGGGTCAGGACGTCAAGGACTTTTCGATCGGGATGAAACACGCCGTGCGGGAAGACCCCGACATCATCCTGGTTGGCGAGCTTCGAGACGAAGAAACCTTCATGACGGCGATCCACGCAGCGGAAACCGGACACCTTGTGTTCGGAACCATCCACGCGGCCAGCGCATCGACGACCATCGGACGTATTTTGGACTTGTTCCCCGAGGAAATGCACAACGCGATCCGTTCCGCGATCGCGTTCAATATGAAAGGCATCGTGGCGCAGAAACTTTTGCGTAGCATCAAGCCCGGTGTTTCTCGCGTGCCGACTTGCGAAGTCATGACGTTCAATCCGACGGTCCGAAAACTGGTCCTGGAAGGCAAAGACGAAAAATTGCCAGACGCGATCCGAATCGGTGCCGAAGACGGCATGCAAGACTTTACGATGAGCCTGAAAAAACTAATCGATGACGAACTGATCGACCGCCCCACCGCTTTTGCCGTTGCTCCGAACAAAGACGCTCTGAAAATGGCGCTCAAAGGAATCGACGTCAAAGCCCCCGGGATTCTTTGA